One segment of Paenibacillus rhizovicinus DNA contains the following:
- a CDS encoding carbohydrate ABC transporter permease produces MLAPYLLLFVLFTVVPVAISLVISFTYFNMLEFPRWVGWHNYQQLFLEDDVFLIAIKNTFIFAVITGPLSYMACFLFAWLINGLQPKVRALFTLLFYAPSISGNIYFMWQLLFSGDSYGYINGFLMKLGVIVEPIQWLTDPKYILPIIILVQLWLSLGTSFLAFIAGLQNIDKTLFEAGAVDGVSNRWQELWYITLPAMRPMLMFGAVIQITSSFAVADVAINLAGFPSVNYAAHTIVTHLMDYGTVRFEMGYSSAIATVLFIMMITMNVLTQKLLRRIGE; encoded by the coding sequence ATGCTCGCCCCCTATTTGCTGCTGTTCGTTCTGTTTACGGTTGTGCCCGTCGCCATCTCGCTGGTTATCAGCTTCACGTATTTCAACATGCTGGAATTTCCGCGATGGGTCGGCTGGCACAATTACCAGCAGCTGTTCCTGGAGGACGACGTCTTCCTGATCGCGATCAAGAACACGTTCATCTTCGCCGTCATCACAGGCCCTCTCAGCTACATGGCCTGCTTCCTGTTCGCGTGGCTGATTAACGGGCTGCAGCCGAAAGTACGCGCATTGTTCACGCTGCTCTTCTATGCGCCGTCGATTTCCGGAAATATCTACTTCATGTGGCAGCTGCTGTTCTCCGGCGATTCGTACGGCTACATCAATGGCTTCCTGATGAAGCTCGGCGTCATCGTCGAGCCGATTCAGTGGCTGACCGACCCGAAATACATTTTGCCGATCATCATTCTCGTCCAGCTGTGGCTCAGCCTCGGCACCAGCTTTCTCGCTTTTATCGCCGGTCTGCAGAACATCGACAAGACGCTGTTCGAAGCGGGAGCGGTCGACGGCGTCAGCAACCGCTGGCAGGAGCTGTGGTATATCACGCTGCCGGCGATGCGGCCGATGCTGATGTTCGGCGCCGTCATCCAAATCACGAGCTCGTTCGCCGTGGCCGACGTCGCGATCAATCTGGCCGGATTTCCGAGCGTCAACTACGCGGCGCACACGATTGTCACCCATCTGATGGACTATGGAACAGTACGTTTCGAGATGGGCTATTCGTCGGCGATCGCCACGGTGCTGTTCATTATGATGATCACGATGAATGTACTCACGCAGAAACTGCTGCGAAGAATAGGAGAGTGA
- a CDS encoding carbohydrate ABC transporter permease — MSETMLERAPKAGKAASAAGRPNLFRLFRLRRAKRVNHSWWGNAIAFLVLCAVAAFMALPLVFSINNAFKPLDEIFVFPPRFLVRNPTLTNFGDLFSLLSNSWVPFSRYVFNTVFITLAGTVGHVILASAAAFVLAKYQFKGKNLIFTMIVLSLMFSGQVTMIPNYMTMAWLGWIDSYASIIVPAFAYPLGLYLMKQFMEMIPDSLLEAAKIDGASDYRIFWQIVMPLVKPAWMTLTILLFQMLWGTDGGNFVYSEQLKTLHYAVTQIVLGGIARTGAAAAVSLLLMSVPILFFLFSQSKIIQTMATSGMKD; from the coding sequence ATGAGCGAAACGATGCTGGAGCGGGCGCCGAAGGCCGGAAAAGCCGCTTCCGCGGCAGGCCGGCCCAACCTGTTCAGGCTGTTCAGGCTGCGGCGCGCAAAGAGGGTCAACCATTCCTGGTGGGGCAATGCCATCGCCTTTCTCGTGCTCTGCGCCGTAGCCGCATTCATGGCGTTGCCGCTCGTTTTCTCGATTAACAACGCCTTTAAGCCGCTGGACGAAATCTTCGTCTTTCCGCCGAGATTTCTCGTGCGCAATCCGACGCTGACCAATTTCGGAGATCTGTTCTCCCTGCTCTCCAATTCTTGGGTGCCGTTCTCGCGCTACGTCTTCAATACGGTGTTCATAACGCTGGCCGGTACAGTGGGCCATGTCATTCTGGCCTCGGCGGCCGCGTTCGTGCTTGCCAAGTATCAATTCAAAGGGAAGAACTTGATCTTCACGATGATCGTGCTGTCGCTGATGTTCTCCGGGCAAGTGACGATGATTCCGAACTACATGACGATGGCCTGGCTTGGGTGGATCGACTCGTATGCATCGATTATCGTGCCGGCGTTCGCGTACCCGCTCGGTCTCTACCTGATGAAGCAGTTCATGGAGATGATTCCCGACTCGCTGCTCGAAGCGGCGAAGATCGACGGCGCAAGCGACTACCGCATCTTCTGGCAGATCGTCATGCCGCTCGTCAAGCCGGCCTGGATGACCCTTACGATTCTGTTGTTCCAGATGCTGTGGGGCACCGACGGCGGCAATTTCGTCTACAGCGAGCAGCTCAAGACGCTTCATTACGCGGTGACGCAGATCGTTCTCGGCGGTATCGCCCGTACGGGAGCCGCCGCGGCCGTGTCGCTGCTGCTCATGAGCGTGCCGATTCTATTCTTTCTATTTTCGCAGAGCAAAATTATCCAAACGATGGCCACTTCAGGGATGAAGGATTGA
- a CDS encoding NHL repeat-containing protein: MRTIVLKARSLLIGIGAAALLVASPAAAAADQPYEGYNYSYWQKSVPSPNAYLPSSVIDGVSLGAGALKLPGDLFVGKDNRIYVLDSGNNRILVLNEQFKLEHEIKGFANGGKQDTFNNPQGIFVTSSGHIYVADTDNGRIVELDGAGMLVRVIGPPKSEILPADFRYAPIKVALDRANRMYVIGRGVTDGMMEFDMTGTFNAFMGAPRVSFNPVDLFWKEVSTKAQRDKMIQFIPTEFNNLEIDGNGFIYVTTQTKSAAPIQKLNPTGINILKANGAVPPIGDVQHRVDEESQFTDISAGEHGIYHALDTRKGRIFTYDEEGHLLYVFGQRGEQAGTFRTPAAIDSLGDDILVLDRDQSLITLFKPTPFGEAVNKAVALHDDGKEEEARGWWNQVLRVDGNYELAYDGIGKSFLREGNYRDAMRYFKLGMDRTYYSKAFQLERKQQARRYFTPVMSVLVPLLVLLWLGPKVLRYGKRKWRRSDGKGGIGLDG; this comes from the coding sequence TTGAGAACGATCGTACTGAAGGCCAGGTCCCTGCTTATCGGCATCGGCGCTGCCGCGCTGCTCGTCGCCAGCCCGGCTGCTGCTGCAGCGGACCAGCCGTATGAAGGCTATAACTACTCGTACTGGCAGAAGTCGGTTCCATCGCCCAACGCCTACTTGCCGTCCTCGGTAATCGACGGCGTGTCGCTCGGGGCGGGGGCGCTCAAACTGCCGGGAGATCTGTTCGTCGGCAAGGACAACCGCATTTACGTGCTGGACAGCGGCAACAACCGCATCCTCGTGCTGAACGAGCAGTTCAAGCTCGAGCACGAAATCAAAGGCTTCGCGAACGGCGGAAAGCAGGATACGTTCAACAATCCGCAGGGCATCTTCGTGACGAGCTCCGGCCATATCTATGTCGCGGACACGGACAACGGGCGTATTGTCGAGCTGGACGGGGCTGGCATGCTCGTCCGCGTCATCGGGCCGCCCAAATCCGAAATCCTGCCGGCGGACTTCCGCTATGCGCCGATCAAGGTAGCGCTCGACCGGGCGAATCGGATGTACGTCATCGGCCGCGGCGTGACCGACGGGATGATGGAATTCGATATGACCGGTACCTTCAATGCGTTCATGGGCGCGCCGCGAGTGTCGTTTAATCCGGTGGATTTGTTCTGGAAGGAAGTGTCGACGAAGGCGCAGCGGGACAAAATGATTCAGTTTATTCCGACGGAATTCAACAACCTCGAAATCGACGGGAACGGTTTTATCTACGTGACGACCCAAACCAAGTCGGCCGCGCCGATTCAGAAGCTGAATCCGACGGGCATTAATATTTTGAAAGCGAACGGCGCCGTGCCGCCGATCGGGGACGTCCAGCACCGGGTAGACGAAGAATCGCAATTCACGGACATCTCGGCCGGCGAACATGGCATCTACCATGCGCTGGATACGCGCAAAGGCCGGATTTTCACCTATGACGAGGAAGGGCATCTGCTCTATGTCTTCGGTCAGCGGGGGGAGCAGGCCGGAACGTTCCGGACGCCGGCGGCGATCGATTCCTTGGGCGACGACATTCTGGTGCTGGACCGCGATCAGTCGCTGATTACGCTGTTCAAGCCGACGCCGTTCGGCGAAGCCGTCAATAAGGCGGTCGCGCTGCATGACGACGGCAAGGAGGAAGAAGCGCGCGGCTGGTGGAACCAAGTGCTGCGCGTGGACGGCAACTACGAGCTGGCCTATGACGGCATCGGCAAGTCGTTTCTGCGGGAAGGCAACTATCGGGATGCGATGCGGTATTTCAAGCTCGGCATGGATCGTACCTATTATTCGAAAGCGTTTCAGTTGGAGCGCAAACAGCAGGCCCGCCGCTATTTCACGCCGGTCATGTCGGTTCTCGTTCCGCTGCTCGTCCTGCTCTGGCTCGGGCCGAAGGTGCTGCGCTACGGGAAGAGGAAATGGCGCAGAAGCGACGGGAAAGGGGGTATCGGGTTAGATGGTTAA